Within the Halichoerus grypus chromosome 2, mHalGry1.hap1.1, whole genome shotgun sequence genome, the region AGAGGGTCAGTATAATCGCCCTcctctttacagatgagaaaactcgAGGTCAGAAAGCCTCAGTGACTTCTGCCTGGAAGGCTTGGCCCCCAGGTCTTCCCATGGCTGTCTCCTCCCCCTTCAGGTCTCAGCCCAAAGGTCACCTCCTAGTAGAGGTTGTCCCTGACCACCAGAGCTGAATCAGACCCAACCCTGCCCCATCTATCACTGTTAATTCAATTTCACTCTCTTCATGGCACTTCTCAGTACCTGAAAGGTTTGTGCTTAGATGGAGGGTCACCTCTCTCCCCACTAGAATACACCTCCTGAGAGCAGGCACTCTATCTCGCTCACCGCTTACCCACAACATCTCAACTGTGGGTGGGTGCTCGACTGACTGGGCCCAGGAGCTAAGTGTGAGCCAGATTCTGACAGCAGAGAAACAGGAGAAGGTTCTGATGGTCAGCTGTTCGTTGGTTGGGCCAGACCCTGGAGGTCCAGGTGGGGCAGCCACTAACCCTCCCCCGGTGAGGGCACAGCAGCCCTGGATGTGCCACGGGTGGTCTTTGATGGCGCTCAGAGTGACGAACTGAGAGATCTCCACAGTGGTCATGGAGTTCTTCATATCCTGCTTGTTGGCAAAGATCAGGACATAAGCATCTCGAAGAGCCTGTGCACAGAGGAGCCCAGCCCCATTCAGCCAGCCAGGGCCtagcctcccttcccccttcccccacccccgagtCCTCCCTAGCTCCCCTGCTGTCCCAGGTGGGACCGGCGTAGGGCCACCATATCCGCGGACACCCACAGCTCGGGGAATGCCTGCCCACCAGCTCATATGCTCCTTACGACAGTGCCATGAGGCAGGAATTTGGTGATCCTCCCCCATTTTGTACTTGGGGaaacagagaagtgaagtgacttgtctGGAGGTCCCATGGTGAGTGAGAAGTGGGGTCACGACCTGGACCAGCAGCTCTGGCTTCTGCGATCAGCTGTGCGGAGGGCATTCTGGCCCTTCATCTGGGATAAACTAGCCCCGTCCAAACTGCTAGGGTAGCGGCTCTTAGACACTGGGGACTCAGGAacgaagctcagagaggctgagtgagtAGGCTGAGGTCCCACAGCTAGTACACCGGGCCCTCTCCCAACCTCAGGGGCCTTACCTCATGGGCCAGCATCTTATACAGCTCTTCCCGAGTGGTCGGCAGCCGGTCCCGGTCGGTGCTGTCAATCACAAGGATGATGAGCTGGCCAGCAGAGAGCAGCTGTGAGTAGCGGGCTTTCTCCCGCCCA harbors:
- the ARL5C gene encoding putative ADP-ribosylation factor-like protein 5C → MNEVVRTSPTIGSNVEEIVLRKTHFLVWDIGGLEALRSTWNAYYSNPELIILVIDSTDRDRLPTTREELYKMLAHEALRDAYVLIFANKQDMKNSMTTVEISQFVTLSAIKDHPWHIQGCCALTGGGLPTGLQWMQSQATAN